The genomic window AACCTGGAAGCCAAACATCAGAAAAGTTAAAGCTATAGTTAACGGTCAAACAAAGAAAATCAATGTTTGCACAAAATGTATGCGTTCTGATAAGGTTGTCAGAGCTATATAGTAAAAAAATAAACGGTAGGGTAAAACTGAAGTGAACCCCAAAGTTTAGACAAAATTAAATATTAACTTACTTGTGAATGAGTTCGGTATTGTACCGGACTCATTCCTTTTAGTTTCATAGAAATTCTTTCGTTGTTGTAGTAATCA from Oscillospiraceae bacterium includes these protein-coding regions:
- the rpmB gene encoding 50S ribosomal protein L28, which produces MAKCEVCGKGTVFGIQVSHSHRRSNRTWKPNIRKVKAIVNGQTKKINVCTKCMRSDKVVRAI